The genome window AGCTGAAAACGCCCTGCGCGTCGAGGCAGAACGCAAAGTGCGCGAGTACGAGAAGGAGATCGAACGCCTGACCGAGCTGCGTGCGGAGGTTGAGGCCAAGCTGGTCGAAGTCACCCGCGAGTACAACGATCTCTCCAACGACTCCGTCGCCCGTGGCATCACCATCGCCGTTTACATGCGCGAACTCATGCAGTTGCAGACTGGTTTGCAAGCGACGCAGCTTGCCTTTGGTAAAGGCACCGAAGCGATCAAGGAACACAACGCCACCGTCAGCGGTCAGAACAGCGCCATCGAAAAGCAGAACGAACTGCTCAAGCAGCTCGCCCGCGAACGCGACGCCGCCATCGAGAAACTCAACGCCCGCACGCGCGAGTTCAACGAGGTGGTGGAGAAGTACAATAAATTGTCGAAGGAGCGGTAAGGCGCTTGCCATTCCCGGCCGTCTGCGAAAGACTCGCGCCCGCATGAGCCAGCCAGCCACTCCTGACATCACCCGCCTTCGCGATCTCTCACCACAGCAACGCCGTTCTGGACTCGCCGCATGGCTGGGCTGGATGTTTGACGGGCTCGACATGCATCTCTACACGCTGGTGGCCACGGCGTTCGTGGCGCAACTCATGCTGGTGCCGGAGAGTGATCCCACCGTAGGCACGCATGGTTCGATCATCCAGGCGGCCTTTCTCGTCGGCTGGGCGGTTGGCGGAGCATTCTTCGGACGCATTGGCGATGTGCTGGGCCGCAGCCGGGCGCTGACGCTCACGATCTTGACGTACGCTTGCTTCACCGGCCTCTCGTTCTTCGCGCAGGAGTGGTGGCACCTCATGATCTTCCGTTTCCTGGCTGCGCTCGGCATCGGTGGCGAGTGGGCCGTTGGTGCGTCGTTGCTGTCTGAAACCTGGCCGAAGAAATGGCGTCCATGGATCGCCGCCACGCTGCAAAGCGCGGTGAACTGCGGTGTGCTGCTCGCCTGTCTCGCCGGTTGGCTGCTGGCCGGTCAGGAGCCGCGCTACATCTTCCTCATCGGCATTCTGCCCGCCTTGATCACGCTGTGGATTCGCAAGGCGGTGCCGGAAACCGAGGAATGGACGCAGGCACGCGAAGGCCAGGAGGTGCCGAAGATCAGCGCGTTGTTCAGCCCCGCCGTGCGTGGGGTGACGTGGCGCGTGATGATCATCTGCGCGGTGTCCTTGACCGCGCACTGGACCTTCCTGTTCTGGCAGCAGAAACACGTGCTCAGCCTCACGGAGATTGTCTCGCTCGACAAAGCGGGCAAGGATTCCGCCGTCGTCACCGGCCTGATGTGGATCATGTTCGGCTCGCTGATCGGCAACTACATCGCCGGTGGTCTCGCGAAGCTGTTCGGCTATCGCAACACCATCGTCGGCATGATGCTGGCCTACTTCGCCTTCATGTATCTGTCCTTCTCGCAGGTGTGGAGCTGGGAGGCCACGAAATGGCAGTTCGCCGCCATCGGCGCGTGCCAGGGTGTGTTTGGC of Prosthecobacter sp. contains these proteins:
- a CDS encoding MFS transporter, giving the protein MSQPATPDITRLRDLSPQQRRSGLAAWLGWMFDGLDMHLYTLVATAFVAQLMLVPESDPTVGTHGSIIQAAFLVGWAVGGAFFGRIGDVLGRSRALTLTILTYACFTGLSFFAQEWWHLMIFRFLAALGIGGEWAVGASLLSETWPKKWRPWIAATLQSAVNCGVLLACLAGWLLAGQEPRYIFLIGILPALITLWIRKAVPETEEWTQAREGQEVPKISALFSPAVRGVTWRVMIICAVSLTAHWTFLFWQQKHVLSLTEIVSLDKAGKDSAVVTGLMWIMFGSLIGNYIAGGLAKLFGYRNTIVGMMLAYFAFMYLSFSQVWSWEATKWQFAAIGACQGVFGLFTMCLPPLFPVLLRTTGSGFCYNIGRIVAAGGTVFFGIFVKVGDFRTALLYAGFLFIPSAAVAIMLPSEPKEADGVAEPVD